In Anseongella ginsenosidimutans, one genomic interval encodes:
- a CDS encoding RagB/SusD family nutrient uptake outer membrane protein, whose translation MKKLNYLLIVGAATLGLAVHSCSDSYLEQPALGSLSDEVLASKEGVNSLLIGAYGALDGSGNGNPWEVAPSNWIYGDIAGGDAHKGSDGGDQPAINSIATFRTDASNGFLNNKWRADYEGVSRANSVLAVLATMPEGELTEAEATNIEGQAKFLRAHFYFDLKKMFNMVPWIDETTTIYQQPNDQDVWPMIEADFKFAYDNLPATQSEVGRANKWAAAAYLAKSYLYQKKYAEAKAVFDQVITEGQTSNGLAYGLLDNYYEVFYAQWENHKESVFAIQMVSHDGTNGISNANDGNMLNFPYNATFRCCGFFQPSQDLVNSFKTNPATGLPYLENYNANPVKNDMGVNSSDPFTPYTGTLDPRLDWTVGRRELPYLDWGLHGGQNWVRLQSYGGPYSPKKYVYWQETQEANADQSSWAPGTANNVLIIRFADVLLMAAEAEIELDNLEKAREYINQVRGRAANEDGWVHTYVDNGNPLEGFTNTPAANYKINLYPAFADKEEARKAVRFERRLELGMEGHRFFDLVRWGIAKIVLDAYFDYEGSVTSDVTGASFTNDKNEYYPIPQAQIDISRVDGETTLTQNPGYQ comes from the coding sequence ATGAAAAAGTTAAATTATTTATTAATAGTTGGGGCCGCTACCCTGGGTCTTGCCGTACATTCTTGCAGTGATTCTTATCTTGAACAACCCGCGCTGGGCTCGCTGTCGGATGAGGTTCTTGCTTCAAAGGAGGGTGTTAATTCGCTGCTGATCGGTGCCTATGGCGCGTTGGATGGGAGCGGAAACGGGAATCCATGGGAGGTTGCGCCGAGTAACTGGATATATGGCGATATTGCCGGAGGAGATGCACATAAAGGCAGCGATGGCGGCGATCAGCCCGCTATTAATTCTATTGCTACCTTCCGGACGGATGCCAGCAATGGTTTTCTGAATAATAAATGGCGCGCGGACTACGAAGGTGTTTCACGAGCTAACTCGGTGCTTGCGGTCCTTGCAACTATGCCAGAAGGCGAGTTGACTGAGGCGGAAGCGACAAATATAGAAGGGCAGGCAAAATTCCTGCGAGCTCATTTCTATTTCGACCTAAAAAAAATGTTCAATATGGTCCCCTGGATCGATGAAACCACTACTATTTATCAGCAGCCGAATGATCAGGATGTTTGGCCAATGATAGAGGCGGATTTCAAGTTTGCATATGATAATTTACCGGCAACCCAATCCGAGGTAGGAAGAGCGAATAAATGGGCTGCAGCAGCTTATCTTGCAAAATCCTATCTATACCAGAAAAAATATGCCGAAGCCAAGGCAGTATTTGATCAGGTAATCACAGAAGGGCAAACATCCAATGGCCTTGCATATGGTTTACTTGACAACTACTACGAGGTTTTTTACGCGCAATGGGAAAATCACAAAGAATCTGTATTTGCGATACAAATGGTCTCCCATGATGGAACTAATGGCATATCCAACGCAAATGACGGAAACATGCTGAACTTTCCATATAACGCTACTTTCAGATGTTGCGGCTTTTTTCAACCAAGCCAGGATTTGGTAAATTCTTTCAAAACCAATCCTGCGACGGGATTGCCCTATTTAGAAAACTATAATGCGAACCCTGTTAAAAATGATATGGGGGTTAATAGCAGTGACCCTTTCACACCATATACAGGAACACTTGATCCGCGGCTTGACTGGACCGTTGGTCGCCGTGAGCTGCCTTATCTCGACTGGGGGCTTCATGGAGGGCAAAATTGGGTACGGCTGCAGTCTTATGGAGGCCCTTATTCTCCTAAAAAGTACGTTTATTGGCAGGAAACGCAGGAGGCAAATGCGGATCAAAGCTCCTGGGCTCCCGGTACTGCAAATAACGTACTGATTATCCGCTTTGCTGATGTACTTCTGATGGCAGCTGAAGCCGAAATTGAACTAGATAACCTTGAAAAAGCCAGGGAGTATATAAATCAGGTGAGAGGCCGGGCGGCAAATGAAGACGGCTGGGTGCATACATATGTTGATAATGGAAATCCGCTGGAAGGATTTACAAATACGCCCGCCGCAAACTATAAAATCAATCTCTATCCTGCATTCGCCGATAAAGAAGAAGCCAGAAAAGCTGTCAGGTTTGAACGGAGACTGGAATTAGGGATGGAGGGCCACCGATTCTTTGACCTGGTTAGATGGGGGATTGCCAAGATTGTACTCGATGCTTATTTTGACTATGAAGGATCGGTTACCAGTGATGTGACTGGTGCCAGCTTCACCAATGACAAGAACGAGTATTATCCGATTCCACAGGCGCAGATCGATATAAGTAGGGTCGATGGCGAAACAACCCTAACGCAGAATCCCGGATATCAATAG